One genomic region from Acidobacteriota bacterium encodes:
- a CDS encoding replication-associated recombination protein A: protein MADTLFPELTPPPPGRSGRPSSRARASGPGSGEPSPNAPLADRMRPRDLEELQGQGDIVGPGKLLRKAIEADELRSVILWGPPGTGKTTLASIIARHTRAVFVPFSAVLSGIKEIREVMAGAEAERRATGRRTILFVDEIHRFNKAQQDAFLPYVESGDIVLIGATTENPSFEINSALLSRSKVYVLKPLGEQELVEILHRALRDERGLGLLRVRAADTVLAEIARRSQGDARFALNTLELAAAAAPPATDAGRDVTDEILADALQRTALYYDKSGEEHFNIISALHKSMRSSDPDAAVYWLARMIEGGEDPLYVARRVVRFASEDVGNADPRALAVAMAAKESMHFLGLPEGALALAQAVVYCATAPKSDAVYRAWNEAVADIRAGKVEPVPLNIRNAPTGLMSSLGYGGGYQHAHEFEDGVTDMDLLPPIVSGRKYYRPGDAGYEKTIRQLMEHRDEVRKKRGAVKKSRE from the coding sequence ATGGCCGACACCCTCTTCCCCGAGCTCACGCCGCCTCCGCCCGGTCGATCAGGGCGCCCCTCGTCGCGCGCGCGAGCCTCGGGGCCGGGGAGCGGCGAGCCCTCTCCGAATGCGCCGCTCGCGGATCGGATGCGACCCCGGGATCTCGAGGAGCTTCAGGGTCAGGGCGACATCGTGGGCCCCGGGAAGCTCCTCCGGAAGGCGATCGAGGCGGACGAGCTCCGGTCCGTGATCCTCTGGGGGCCGCCGGGGACGGGCAAGACGACGCTCGCCTCGATCATCGCCCGCCACACCCGCGCGGTCTTCGTTCCGTTCAGCGCCGTCCTCTCGGGAATCAAGGAGATTCGGGAGGTCATGGCCGGCGCCGAGGCGGAGCGCCGCGCGACGGGCCGGCGCACGATCCTCTTCGTCGACGAGATCCACCGGTTCAACAAGGCGCAACAGGACGCCTTTCTCCCCTACGTCGAGAGCGGCGACATCGTCCTCATCGGCGCGACGACCGAGAACCCGTCGTTCGAGATCAACTCCGCGCTGCTGTCGCGATCGAAGGTCTACGTCCTCAAGCCTCTCGGCGAGCAGGAGCTCGTCGAGATCCTGCACCGGGCGCTTCGAGACGAGCGCGGCCTCGGTCTCCTGAGGGTCCGCGCCGCGGACACGGTCCTCGCGGAAATCGCCCGGCGATCGCAGGGGGACGCGCGGTTCGCGCTGAACACCCTCGAGCTCGCGGCGGCCGCGGCCCCTCCCGCCACCGACGCGGGACGCGACGTCACCGACGAGATCCTCGCCGACGCTCTGCAGAGGACCGCTCTCTACTACGACAAGTCGGGCGAGGAGCACTTCAACATCATCTCGGCGCTCCACAAGTCGATGCGCTCCTCCGATCCCGACGCCGCCGTCTACTGGCTCGCGCGAATGATCGAGGGCGGAGAGGATCCCCTCTACGTCGCGCGGCGCGTGGTGCGCTTCGCCAGCGAGGACGTCGGAAACGCCGATCCCCGGGCGCTCGCCGTCGCGATGGCGGCGAAGGAGTCGATGCACTTCCTCGGGCTGCCGGAAGGGGCGCTCGCCCTGGCGCAGGCCGTCGTCTACTGCGCGACCGCGCCGAAGAGCGACGCCGTCTACCGGGCGTGGAACGAGGCGGTGGCCGACATCCGCGCCGGGAAGGTGGAGCCCGTGCCGCTGAACATCCGCAACGCCCCGACGGGGCTCATGTCGAGCCTCGGCTACGGCGGCGGCTACCAGCACGCGCACGAGTTCGAGGACGGCGTTACCGACATGGATCTGCTCCCGCCGATCGTGAGCGGGCGGAAGTACTACAGGCCGGGGGATGCGGGCTACGAGAAGACGATCCGCCAGCTCATGGAGCATCGCGACGAGGTCCGGAAGAAGCGCGGCGCGGTGAAGAAGTCGCGGGAGTAG
- the rsmB gene encoding 16S rRNA (cytosine(967)-C(5))-methyltransferase RsmB: MGQSAIPRPGQRGRALAFDILRRVERQGAFASILLQHVGRAIPDREVALATELVYGTLRHRLHDEYLLARFAERPLAEIDPEVAILFRIATHQILRLDRIPERAAVHEAVEATRKLRGGGAATAPQREGAARFLNAVLRRLCREKESLPLPPVRNDEADSDHGAAVRALSIRRSHPEWLVRRYLDRLGAAECDALLAANNRPAPMGGRVDLARATLEEAARALAAEGVETVPSTRLPSFLRVTGGVPHKTVAFRRGWIYVQDEASGIVPHLVAPLAGARVLDACAAPGGKTLALARMVGGPGLVVAGDAHPARLDLVAANARRMRVANVRCVAGDFSVSPPVAGPFDAILVDAPCSGTGVFRRDVELRYRLTEGNLAVLARRQLALLEVLAPLLRPGGRLVYSVCSLEPEEGPDVVAAFLDRRAGFRRVDLAPALSAHPDLFAPDGTFRTAPHRNDLDGFFAAGMVRVGGAS; encoded by the coding sequence ATGGGGCAGAGCGCGATCCCACGCCCAGGACAGCGCGGCCGCGCGCTCGCCTTCGACATCCTGAGGCGCGTCGAGCGACAGGGGGCGTTCGCGTCCATCCTCCTCCAGCACGTCGGTCGCGCGATCCCGGACCGCGAGGTCGCGCTCGCGACCGAGCTGGTCTACGGCACTCTGAGGCACCGACTTCACGACGAGTACCTCCTCGCAAGGTTCGCCGAGCGGCCGCTCGCCGAGATCGATCCCGAGGTCGCGATCCTCTTCCGCATCGCGACCCATCAGATCCTCCGGCTCGATCGAATCCCCGAGCGGGCCGCGGTGCACGAGGCGGTCGAGGCGACACGAAAGCTCCGGGGCGGCGGCGCCGCGACGGCGCCGCAGCGCGAGGGGGCGGCGCGCTTTCTCAACGCGGTGCTGAGGCGCCTGTGCCGCGAGAAAGAGTCGCTGCCGCTCCCACCGGTGCGGAACGACGAGGCCGACTCGGATCACGGCGCGGCAGTCCGCGCGCTCTCGATCCGGCGATCGCATCCCGAATGGCTCGTTCGCCGGTACCTCGACCGACTCGGGGCCGCCGAGTGCGACGCGCTCCTCGCCGCGAACAACCGGCCGGCGCCGATGGGCGGGCGCGTCGATCTCGCGAGGGCCACCCTCGAGGAGGCGGCGCGAGCCCTCGCGGCCGAAGGGGTCGAGACGGTGCCCTCGACGCGCCTCCCCTCGTTTCTCCGCGTCACCGGGGGCGTGCCGCACAAGACGGTGGCCTTCCGGCGGGGGTGGATTTACGTGCAGGACGAGGCGTCCGGAATCGTGCCGCATCTCGTCGCGCCCCTCGCAGGCGCGCGCGTCCTCGATGCGTGCGCTGCTCCCGGCGGCAAGACGCTGGCGCTCGCCCGTATGGTCGGTGGTCCCGGCCTCGTCGTCGCCGGAGACGCTCACCCGGCGCGCCTCGATCTCGTCGCGGCCAACGCGCGCCGTATGCGGGTCGCCAACGTGAGGTGCGTGGCCGGGGACTTCTCGGTCTCGCCGCCGGTCGCGGGGCCGTTCGACGCGATTCTCGTCGACGCGCCGTGCTCCGGGACCGGCGTTTTCCGGCGCGACGTCGAGCTTCGCTACCGCCTCACGGAGGGGAACCTCGCCGTGCTGGCGCGACGGCAACTCGCGCTGCTCGAGGTCCTCGCGCCGCTCCTGCGCCCGGGGGGGCGCCTCGTCTACTCGGTGTGCAGCCTCGAGCCCGAGGAGGGGCCCGACGTCGTCGCAGCCTTCCTGGATCGACGGGCGGGATTCCGGCGCGTCGATCTCGCCCCCGCCCTGTCCGCGCATCCCGATCTTTTCGCGCCGGACGGGACGTTCCGCACGGCTCCGCACCGGAACGATCTCGACGGATTCTTCGCGGCGGGGATGGTGAGAGTCGGAGGCGCCTCCTGA
- a CDS encoding DNA topoisomerase VI subunit B translates to MAKKQAGRKAAVATKKTGGKSAAKRTQLDLFAGEGAAVSSKQAPIPAPAPVPAPAAPARSVRRENAESMASRQREISVSEFFTKNRHLLGFDNPAKALLTATKEAVDNSLDACEEAGILPDLEIVIDEIEEERFRLTVTDNGPGIVKNQIPRIFGQLLYGSKFHALKQSRGQQGIGISAAGMYAQLTTGKPVRIVSRTARGKPAHQYEIAINTAKNAPQTISEGVVEWDRDHGTRVSMELAGVYKKGRRSLDDYVAQTAQANPHAEIVYRSPKGEEFRYERIANELPKEPLAIKPHPYGVELGILMRMMKESRGRSVAGALQSDFSRVSSKVATEICQAAGVAPGGRPVKLTPAEVERIFKAIPKIRIMSPPTNCLSPIGAELIEGGLRKSIAAEFYAAATRSPAVYRGNPFQVEVGLAYGGQLPGDEPVDLWRFANRVPLQYQQSACAITRSVITTDWKKYGLQQARGALPAGAMVLFVHIASVWVPFTSESKEAVATYPEIVKEIRLGLQECGRRLGAFLSRRRRLAEEEKKKSYIEQYIPHIGIALREILGFNAKDEAKLVAVLKDTLERSRTI, encoded by the coding sequence ATGGCGAAGAAACAGGCGGGCCGGAAGGCCGCTGTCGCGACGAAGAAGACCGGGGGGAAGAGCGCCGCGAAGCGCACGCAGCTCGATCTCTTCGCCGGCGAAGGGGCTGCCGTCTCCTCGAAACAGGCTCCCATCCCCGCGCCGGCGCCCGTGCCGGCCCCGGCCGCGCCGGCGAGATCGGTGCGTCGTGAGAACGCCGAATCGATGGCCTCGCGCCAGCGCGAGATCTCGGTGTCGGAGTTCTTCACGAAGAACCGCCACCTCCTCGGCTTCGACAACCCCGCGAAGGCCCTCCTCACGGCGACGAAAGAGGCGGTGGACAATTCCCTCGACGCCTGCGAAGAGGCGGGGATCCTCCCGGACCTCGAGATCGTGATCGACGAGATCGAGGAGGAGCGCTTCCGTCTCACGGTCACCGACAACGGCCCGGGGATCGTCAAGAACCAGATTCCGAGGATCTTCGGCCAGCTGTTGTACGGATCGAAGTTCCACGCGTTGAAGCAGTCCCGCGGACAGCAGGGAATCGGCATCTCCGCCGCGGGCATGTACGCGCAGCTCACGACCGGGAAACCCGTACGCATCGTCTCGCGCACCGCCAGGGGAAAGCCCGCGCACCAGTACGAGATCGCGATCAACACCGCGAAGAACGCGCCGCAGACGATCTCCGAGGGGGTCGTCGAGTGGGATCGGGACCACGGCACGCGCGTGTCGATGGAGCTCGCGGGCGTCTACAAGAAGGGGAGGCGATCGCTCGACGACTACGTCGCGCAGACCGCCCAGGCCAACCCGCACGCGGAAATCGTCTATCGATCGCCGAAGGGTGAGGAGTTCCGCTACGAGCGGATCGCGAACGAGCTCCCCAAGGAGCCTCTCGCGATAAAACCTCACCCGTACGGCGTCGAGCTCGGCATCCTGATGCGCATGATGAAGGAGTCGCGCGGGCGCAGCGTCGCGGGCGCGCTCCAGTCGGATTTCTCGCGCGTCTCGTCGAAGGTCGCCACCGAGATCTGCCAGGCGGCCGGTGTGGCCCCGGGAGGCAGGCCCGTAAAGCTCACTCCGGCGGAGGTCGAGCGGATCTTCAAGGCGATCCCCAAGATCCGCATCATGAGCCCGCCGACGAACTGCCTGAGCCCGATCGGCGCCGAGTTGATCGAAGGGGGGCTCCGGAAGTCGATCGCGGCGGAGTTCTACGCCGCCGCGACGCGATCCCCGGCGGTCTACCGCGGCAACCCGTTCCAGGTCGAGGTGGGGCTCGCGTACGGCGGTCAGCTCCCGGGCGACGAGCCGGTCGACCTGTGGCGGTTCGCGAACCGCGTGCCGCTCCAGTACCAGCAGTCGGCATGCGCCATCACGCGCTCCGTCATCACGACCGACTGGAAGAAGTACGGGCTGCAGCAGGCTCGGGGCGCGCTTCCGGCCGGGGCGATGGTCCTCTTCGTCCACATCGCGTCCGTCTGGGTCCCCTTCACCTCCGAGAGCAAGGAGGCGGTGGCGACGTACCCCGAAATCGTCAAGGAGATACGCCTCGGCCTCCAGGAGTGCGGCCGGCGCCTCGGGGCCTTCCTCAGCCGGCGCCGCCGTCTCGCCGAGGAGGAGAAGAAGAAGTCCTACATCGAGCAGTACATCCCGCACATCGGGATCGCCCTGCGCGAGATCCTCGGGTTCAACGCGAAGGACGAGGCGAAGCTCGTCGCCGTCCTCAAGGACACCCTGGAGAGGAGCCGGACGATCTGA
- a CDS encoding prohibitin family protein, translated as MPGIFVVLAVLALGMIAATRFMKGGRRPHVFDTDGRRVSGPQGPALKNLLVAVPLVLLVLLFLASVRSVPVGNALVIFNTVTKQFDLARQGIAFVTPLVTDTHLYDLRRLEYTMSGTQGEGRKAEADDSLWSPTQEGLLVGIDITVWHHLDPSRVIEIHQKIGPDYEEKIIRPAIRSVIRLVISEYAVMDVYSSKRAKIQTEINEKIRTLVEKDGFLIDEVVLRDVRFTEQFAKSIEAKQIAQQSAEQMKYVLEKEQKEAERKVIEASGRAKAIETINEALRQNPNYIRYLYVDKLSDKISVIVSDQNTIMDLKGIVEGKK; from the coding sequence ATGCCCGGCATCTTCGTCGTCCTCGCAGTTCTGGCTCTCGGCATGATCGCCGCCACGCGGTTCATGAAGGGCGGCCGGCGCCCCCACGTCTTCGACACGGACGGGCGCCGCGTCTCGGGGCCGCAGGGTCCCGCGCTCAAGAACCTCCTGGTCGCCGTTCCGCTCGTGCTCCTGGTGCTGCTCTTCCTCGCGTCAGTGCGCAGCGTCCCCGTCGGAAACGCGCTGGTGATTTTCAACACCGTCACCAAGCAGTTCGATCTGGCGCGGCAGGGGATCGCGTTCGTGACGCCGCTCGTGACGGACACGCACCTGTACGATCTGCGCCGGCTCGAGTACACGATGTCGGGAACGCAGGGTGAGGGGCGGAAGGCGGAAGCGGACGACTCGCTCTGGTCGCCGACGCAGGAAGGGCTTCTCGTCGGCATCGACATCACGGTGTGGCATCACCTCGACCCGTCGCGCGTCATCGAGATCCACCAGAAAATCGGGCCCGACTACGAGGAAAAGATCATCCGCCCCGCCATCCGCTCGGTGATCCGCCTCGTCATCTCCGAGTACGCCGTCATGGACGTGTACTCCTCGAAGCGGGCGAAGATCCAGACGGAGATCAACGAGAAGATCAGGACGCTGGTGGAGAAGGACGGCTTCCTCATCGACGAGGTCGTCCTCAGGGACGTCCGGTTCACCGAGCAGTTCGCGAAGTCGATCGAGGCGAAGCAGATTGCGCAGCAGTCGGCCGAGCAGATGAAGTACGTCCTCGAGAAGGAGCAGAAGGAAGCCGAGCGAAAGGTGATCGAGGCGAGCGGCCGGGCGAAGGCGATCGAGACGATCAACGAGGCCTTGCGGCAGAATCCCAACTACATCCGGTACCTCTACGTCGACAAGCTCTCCGACAAGATCTCGGTCATCGTGTCGGATCAGAACACGATCATGGACCTGAAGGGGATCGTGGAGGGGAAGAAATAG
- a CDS encoding LON peptidase substrate-binding domain-containing protein → MAGAGSPEPFPQTAPVFPLPTVVLFPSTILPLHIFEPRYRAMIADAERGDGCIAMSLLKAGWERDYEGNPDYCEVGCLGRITSLQRTEDGRYHLKLVGLRKVALGDLVGSSPYRTARIQPIAETIPDNSTGAGREDLVRLFGACTVLVQEMAGESTPMVTLGEHLPYETVVNSVCAHVGLPPEVKQLLLEIDEIRERCLKLTTFLEAHLQKVVLSRAPGAPGRPPGPIH, encoded by the coding sequence ATGGCGGGTGCTGGATCTCCGGAGCCGTTCCCTCAGACTGCGCCCGTCTTCCCGCTGCCGACCGTCGTCCTCTTCCCGAGCACGATCCTTCCGCTTCACATCTTCGAGCCGCGGTATCGGGCGATGATCGCCGACGCGGAGCGCGGAGACGGCTGCATCGCGATGTCCCTCCTGAAGGCCGGATGGGAACGCGACTATGAGGGGAACCCGGACTACTGCGAGGTGGGGTGCCTCGGGCGGATCACGTCGCTCCAACGGACCGAGGACGGGCGCTACCATCTCAAGCTGGTCGGCCTTCGCAAGGTCGCGCTCGGCGACCTCGTCGGATCTTCTCCATACCGGACCGCGCGGATCCAACCGATCGCGGAGACGATTCCCGACAACTCGACCGGCGCGGGCCGCGAAGATCTCGTCCGGCTCTTCGGCGCCTGCACCGTCCTCGTTCAGGAGATGGCGGGCGAGTCCACTCCGATGGTGACGCTCGGCGAGCATCTCCCCTATGAAACCGTGGTCAACTCCGTCTGCGCCCACGTGGGACTCCCCCCCGAGGTGAAGCAGTTGCTCCTCGAGATCGACGAGATTCGGGAGCGCTGCCTGAAGCTGACGACATTCCTGGAGGCCCATCTGCAGAAGGTCGTCCTCTCGCGCGCACCCGGCGCGCCGGGTCGGCCGCCGGGCCCGATTCACTGA
- a CDS encoding oligopeptide transporter, OPT family, with the protein MKHEPFVSESSRLPEFTFRAVILGVVQAVVLGAANAYLGMKAGQTIAATFPAAVISMVVLRAFKGSSILEENVSRSAASVGEALVAGAIFTLPAFIITGLWKEFNYWESSFLMLVGGTLGVTFVIFLRRTLCEDPTLPFPEAVAAAEIHKTGRKGATGAKYLFATMGFAGLVELLKNDWGFAAIKDSVSGFLPFRASKVHFLREGRPFGDPGTFAGGIHYETPYASPAFMSVGYIIGPKLAALNFSGGVLAWVILVPMIMFLSGEGSALMNLAHHPSLASAGELDRLDVVADQAWRGVVRPMAVGAMLVSALWTLFNMRGPLLDGVLRAFKDMKVARAAGHTTARLERDIPMAWVVGGTVALLVPMTALFEWYMHDIAGAFMAALAMTLTGFVLSAVSGYLVGVIGSSSSPISGLALSSLIVAAVLLVAIGVTGPGGVMAVLAVAAVVCCATSIGGGVIQDLKVGHILGGTPWTMEVAYVIAVVCTSFVLVLPIASLHSADIVKGGSGIGGEHLPAPQAGLMAMLAQGIVGGEMAWPLVLMGVGLAIGLIMMGCESPMIVAVGMYLDFATVSAIFVGGVIRWFADRFMARRKMAAPEIEHRVNIGTLLASGMIAGEALVAVLLAVSVLVQDRFGINLELPKFGGSGAAGLLVFAAVAAVLIVVPMRAPRPDAA; encoded by the coding sequence ATGAAGCACGAGCCGTTCGTCTCGGAATCCTCCCGCCTCCCCGAGTTCACATTCCGCGCCGTCATCCTCGGCGTCGTGCAGGCGGTCGTGCTCGGCGCAGCCAACGCCTACCTCGGGATGAAGGCCGGGCAGACGATTGCCGCGACCTTCCCGGCGGCCGTCATCTCGATGGTCGTCCTCCGGGCCTTCAAGGGCTCCTCCATCCTCGAGGAGAACGTCTCGCGCAGCGCGGCCTCGGTCGGCGAGGCGCTGGTCGCGGGCGCGATCTTCACCCTCCCGGCCTTCATCATCACGGGGCTCTGGAAGGAGTTCAACTACTGGGAGAGCAGCTTCCTCATGCTCGTCGGGGGGACGCTCGGCGTCACCTTCGTCATCTTTCTTCGCCGGACGCTGTGCGAGGATCCGACGCTCCCCTTCCCCGAGGCGGTGGCCGCCGCCGAGATCCACAAGACGGGACGCAAGGGGGCGACCGGCGCGAAGTACCTCTTCGCGACGATGGGGTTCGCGGGGCTGGTGGAGCTGCTCAAGAACGACTGGGGGTTCGCCGCGATCAAGGACTCGGTCAGCGGGTTCCTGCCGTTCCGCGCGTCGAAGGTTCACTTCCTGCGCGAAGGGCGGCCGTTCGGCGATCCGGGGACCTTCGCCGGCGGGATCCACTACGAGACGCCGTACGCGTCGCCCGCCTTCATGAGCGTCGGCTACATCATCGGCCCGAAGCTCGCGGCCCTGAACTTCTCGGGCGGCGTCCTCGCCTGGGTGATCCTCGTGCCGATGATCATGTTCCTGAGCGGCGAGGGGAGCGCGCTGATGAACCTCGCGCACCATCCCTCGCTCGCGTCGGCGGGCGAGCTCGACCGCCTCGACGTGGTCGCCGACCAGGCCTGGCGCGGCGTCGTGCGGCCGATGGCGGTCGGCGCGATGCTCGTCTCGGCCCTGTGGACCCTCTTCAACATGCGCGGGCCGCTCCTCGACGGCGTGCTGAGGGCCTTCAAGGACATGAAGGTGGCGCGCGCCGCGGGGCACACGACGGCGCGCCTGGAGCGCGACATCCCGATGGCCTGGGTCGTCGGGGGAACCGTGGCGCTCCTCGTGCCGATGACCGCCCTCTTCGAGTGGTACATGCACGACATCGCCGGCGCCTTCATGGCGGCGCTCGCGATGACGCTGACCGGCTTCGTCCTTTCCGCCGTCTCGGGATATCTCGTCGGCGTCATCGGCTCGTCGTCGAGCCCCATCTCGGGTCTCGCTCTCTCGAGCCTCATCGTGGCGGCGGTCCTCCTCGTGGCGATCGGCGTCACGGGCCCCGGGGGAGTGATGGCGGTCCTGGCCGTCGCGGCGGTGGTCTGCTGCGCGACCTCGATCGGCGGCGGCGTCATCCAGGACCTGAAGGTCGGGCACATCCTCGGCGGCACGCCGTGGACGATGGAGGTCGCGTACGTCATCGCCGTCGTCTGCACGTCGTTCGTCCTGGTCCTTCCGATCGCCTCGCTCCACTCGGCCGACATCGTGAAGGGGGGCTCGGGGATCGGCGGCGAGCACCTCCCCGCGCCTCAGGCCGGCCTGATGGCGATGCTCGCGCAGGGCATCGTCGGCGGCGAGATGGCGTGGCCGCTCGTGCTGATGGGCGTCGGGCTGGCGATCGGTCTCATCATGATGGGGTGCGAGTCGCCGATGATCGTCGCCGTCGGCATGTACCTCGACTTCGCGACCGTCTCGGCGATCTTCGTGGGCGGGGTGATCCGGTGGTTCGCGGATCGCTTCATGGCCCGGCGGAAGATGGCGGCGCCGGAGATCGAGCACCGCGTGAACATCGGCACCCTCCTCGCCTCGGGGATGATCGCGGGGGAGGCGCTCGTCGCCGTCCTTCTCGCGGTGTCGGTGCTCGTTCAGGACCGATTCGGCATCAACCTCGAGCTTCCGAAGTTCGGTGGGAGCGGCGCGGCGGGGTTGCTGGTCTTCGCCGCCGTGGCCGCGGTGCTCATCGTCGTTCCGATGCGGGCGCCCAGGCCGGACGCGGCGTGA
- a CDS encoding YfhL family 4Fe-4S dicluster ferredoxin produces the protein MSTMITEECISCGACEPECPNQAISEQDDIYVIDPELCTECVGFHDAEQCAAVCPVDCCVPDPNNAEEEALLIDRAKAIHPDKEFGEEVPSRFRK, from the coding sequence ATGTCCACGATGATCACCGAGGAGTGCATCAGCTGCGGCGCTTGTGAGCCCGAGTGCCCGAATCAGGCGATCAGCGAGCAGGACGACATCTACGTCATTGATCCTGAGCTGTGCACCGAGTGCGTCGGGTTTCACGACGCCGAGCAGTGCGCCGCCGTCTGTCCCGTCGACTGCTGCGTCCCAGACCCGAACAACGCGGAAGAGGAGGCCCTTCTCATCGATCGCGCGAAGGCCATCCACCCGGACAAGGAATTCGGCGAGGAAGTCCCGTCGCGGTTCCGCAAGTAG
- a CDS encoding DNA topoisomerase IV subunit A produces the protein MADSTVKKIRDQAADVQRKILKGQKPTMKFPLRALSNVKYDPKAGYFEMRGRKKERTLTVSTVKTFAQTLRMMALSKELVEQDDIATKREAYYVSKNWEAARFLEQPESDAVMDDVEALFQINREQLGFVPEEKGGEVAGKLFIIDRDTETKKLLRIDCTKFGSGAYSIPISVEHLKFETDAKFILAIETAGMFQRLVKHGYFKHANCVLVSMGGVPTRACRRFVRRLADFKKIPVYVFVDGDPYGISNIYRTLKVGSGNAAHLNEFFCVPQARFMGITPQDIVDYKLPTHPLKDVDVKRARDAIKNDPFFQHHKEWVKAMNHLLDMGVRAEQQALAKHGLNYVIETYLPEKLAHTERFLP, from the coding sequence ATGGCCGACAGCACCGTCAAGAAGATCAGGGATCAGGCGGCCGACGTGCAGCGTAAGATCCTCAAGGGCCAGAAGCCCACCATGAAGTTCCCGCTCCGCGCCCTCTCCAACGTGAAGTACGATCCGAAGGCGGGCTATTTCGAGATGCGCGGGCGCAAGAAGGAGCGCACGCTCACCGTCTCGACGGTGAAGACCTTTGCGCAGACGCTCCGCATGATGGCCTTGTCGAAGGAGCTGGTCGAGCAGGACGACATCGCCACGAAGAGAGAGGCGTACTACGTCTCGAAAAACTGGGAAGCGGCTCGCTTCCTCGAGCAGCCCGAGTCCGACGCCGTGATGGACGACGTCGAGGCGCTGTTCCAGATCAACCGCGAGCAGCTCGGCTTCGTCCCGGAGGAGAAGGGGGGGGAGGTCGCCGGCAAGCTCTTCATCATCGACCGCGACACCGAGACGAAGAAGCTCCTGCGCATCGACTGCACGAAATTCGGCTCGGGGGCCTACTCGATCCCCATCTCGGTCGAGCACCTCAAGTTCGAGACCGACGCGAAATTCATCCTCGCCATCGAGACGGCCGGCATGTTCCAGCGGCTCGTGAAGCACGGCTACTTCAAGCACGCGAATTGCGTCCTCGTATCGATGGGAGGCGTGCCGACGCGGGCGTGCCGCCGGTTCGTCCGGCGCCTCGCCGATTTCAAGAAGATCCCGGTCTACGTCTTCGTCGACGGCGACCCCTACGGCATCAGCAACATCTACCGCACGCTGAAAGTCGGCTCGGGGAACGCCGCGCACCTCAACGAGTTCTTCTGCGTGCCGCAGGCGCGGTTCATGGGCATCACCCCCCAGGACATCGTCGATTACAAGCTCCCGACTCACCCGCTCAAGGACGTGGACGTGAAGCGCGCGCGCGACGCGATCAAGAACGACCCGTTCTTCCAGCATCACAAGGAGTGGGTCAAGGCGATGAACCACCTTCTCGACATGGGCGTCCGTGCCGAGCAACAGGCCCTGGCCAAGCACGGCCTGAACTACGTCATCGAGACGTATCTTCCCGAGAAGCTCGCCCACACGGAGAGGTTTCTGCCGTAG